ATTCCAACGACACCTCGGTCTTTAAACACTTGGTCTTTCGTGATTAGAATACCCCTTCCAAATACTCTCAACATACTCGAATAGTCTGACTTCGATATTTTATTTTGATACTTCACCTCGATGGGTACCAATATACTGTTTTCCTCTTGAATGAAATCTATTTCATTACCTTTGTTTGAATACCAATAGTAAGGTCCAAAGTAAAGGTTCAGGCCCTCATGGATCCTTAATTCGTCGAGTAAGTGCCTCAGAACTATCATCTCAGCAATGTGTCCTTCTTCCACTTTTTTGCCGCTCAGTTTTTCCAAAACTTTCAAAACGATCGTATCGATCGGATAGA
The Thermotoga sp. DNA segment above includes these coding regions:
- a CDS encoding DUF4143 domain-containing protein codes for the protein YPIDTIVLKVLEKLSGKKVEEGHIAEMIVLRHLLDELRIHEGLNLYFGPYYWYSNKGNEIDFIQEENSILVPIEVKYQNKISKSDYSSMLRVFGRGILITKDQVFKDRGVVGIPLWLFVISLG